Proteins found in one Vagococcus carniphilus genomic segment:
- a CDS encoding carbohydrate ABC transporter permease, whose translation MIGKKNILKKANGSTNWSLTILLMALAIFTIFGPLYMTLMIALKDPSQMDNILKWPTTFNWSNFSEAWKLTNYPEKFKNTLIITSINLVFTILTNSLAAYAITRKRSTSKFFNALYYYFISAMFIPFNVIMLPLVKQASMFNLDNLAGITFLYIIFGLPMNTFLYTGFIKKIPVAMDEAAEMDGASPFQVFYYVIFPMLKPVHATVAILSFMWTWNDFLMPLIFLSKPEQQTLQLSQYIFQGQFSTQYNLAFASYLLVILPVLLIYIFFQKWIIAGVTDGAVK comes from the coding sequence ATGATAGGTAAAAAGAATATTTTAAAAAAAGCAAACGGGTCAACTAACTGGTCGCTAACTATTTTATTAATGGCTTTAGCTATCTTTACTATTTTTGGTCCGCTTTATATGACTTTGATGATAGCTCTAAAAGATCCAAGTCAGATGGATAATATTTTAAAATGGCCAACAACATTTAATTGGAGTAATTTCTCAGAAGCTTGGAAGTTAACTAACTATCCTGAAAAATTTAAAAACACATTAATTATTACAAGTATTAATCTTGTTTTTACAATCCTAACAAATAGTTTAGCGGCTTACGCTATTACTAGAAAACGTTCGACTTCTAAGTTTTTTAATGCGCTATATTATTATTTTATTAGTGCGATGTTTATTCCTTTTAACGTAATTATGTTACCTTTAGTAAAACAAGCTTCTATGTTTAATTTAGATAATTTAGCAGGTATTACCTTTTTATATATTATTTTTGGTTTGCCAATGAATACTTTCTTGTATACTGGTTTCATTAAGAAAATCCCTGTAGCAATGGATGAAGCAGCAGAGATGGACGGAGCTTCTCCGTTTCAAGTTTTTTATTACGTTATTTTTCCAATGTTAAAACCAGTTCATGCGACGGTTGCTATTTTAAGTTTTATGTGGACATGGAACGACTTTCTAATGCCATTAATCTTTTTAAGTAAACCGGAACAACAAACCCTTCAATTATCTCAGTATATTTTTCAAGGGCAATTTTCAACTCAATATAATTTAGCATTTGCATCATACTTATTAGTTATTTTACCAGTATTATTAATTTATATCTTTTTCCAAAAATGGATTATCGCTGGTGTAACAGATGGTGCGGTTAAATAA
- a CDS encoding carbohydrate ABC transporter permease, translating into MRKSKKIHPAFYCMVIPVAILFFIFHTIPFLQGIFYSFTNWRGYGDWEFVGLRNYLHMFQDKDILNSYLFTFKFAIISTVLVNIIGLFLAIGLNAKIKFQKFLKAVYFLPYMLGTLIIGFIFNFVFAHLVPEFGIGAGIEALSVNILGTENAWMGIVFVTVWQSLAFTTLIYLSGLQTVDQDIYEAADLDGASGFTLFRKITFPLLAPFFTINMVLSAKGFLMAFDQIVAMTGGGPGTSTTSISLLIYKKGFTGGQFAYQSANSVVLFLVVVIISIVQLRILEKREANMG; encoded by the coding sequence ATGAGAAAATCTAAAAAGATCCATCCAGCCTTTTACTGCATGGTAATACCAGTTGCTATTTTGTTCTTTATTTTCCATACAATTCCTTTTTTACAAGGTATTTTTTATAGTTTTACCAATTGGAGAGGTTATGGAGACTGGGAGTTTGTTGGATTAAGAAATTATTTACATATGTTTCAAGATAAGGATATTTTAAATAGTTATTTATTTACATTTAAATTCGCTATTATTTCTACGGTACTTGTTAATATAATTGGTTTGTTTCTAGCAATTGGTCTTAATGCAAAAATTAAGTTTCAAAAGTTTCTAAAGGCCGTTTATTTCTTGCCTTATATGTTAGGAACATTGATTATTGGTTTTATTTTTAACTTTGTATTTGCTCATTTAGTTCCAGAATTTGGAATAGGTGCAGGCATTGAAGCATTAAGTGTTAATATTTTAGGGACAGAAAACGCTTGGATGGGAATTGTTTTTGTAACGGTCTGGCAATCTTTAGCATTTACAACATTGATTTATTTATCTGGTTTGCAGACAGTGGATCAAGATATTTACGAGGCAGCTGATTTAGATGGAGCTAGTGGTTTTACTTTATTCAGAAAGATAACTTTCCCTCTTTTAGCTCCATTTTTCACGATTAATATGGTGTTATCAGCAAAAGGTTTTTTAATGGCATTTGATCAAATTGTTGCTATGACAGGTGGAGGACCAGGTACATCAACGACATCTATTTCTCTTTTAATTTATAAAAAAGGATTTACGGGAGGACAATTTGCTTATCAATCAGCTAACTCAGTCGTCTTATTCTTAGTAGTAGTGATTATTTCTATTGTTCAACTTAGAATTTTAGAGAAAAGAGAGGCGAATATGGGATGA
- a CDS encoding ABC transporter substrate-binding protein, which produces MKTRKKLLKVVLGIGLFSLMGCSSKENTSKVTLEVFNNKSENQQIMQTFIDEYEEKNPDIDIVLSSPPDAGTVLRTRLVKNDIPNIISYGGDITYTELANVGMLEDLSKEKFVDNIVPAYKEITQDLQKDKTKLYGVPYATNASGVIYNKELFEKYQIETPKTWDEFIKICQFFESKDITPIEATYKDAWTLSSVFNPLSGILADESLMEKRKENKATLSKGWVEPLEKLSEVMTYTQKDAMGTGYADGTQAFAKGKAAMLINGTWAIPEVQKANPEMKVNIFALPASNDVAKNKVTSGVDVMLMIGKDTKNQKEAKDFIEFLLEKEQAQRYVDQQFAFSAQKGIKQTDPTLSGISPMIEAGKVNDFIDHFLPNGYDLPPLLSEFALEEAKGKNQTDKNIKNTLKKMDEAYDAANID; this is translated from the coding sequence ATGAAAACGAGAAAAAAGTTACTTAAAGTAGTTTTAGGTATTGGTTTATTTTCATTGATGGGATGTAGCTCAAAAGAAAATACTTCAAAGGTTACTCTTGAAGTATTTAATAATAAGTCAGAAAATCAACAAATTATGCAAACTTTTATTGATGAGTACGAAGAAAAAAATCCCGATATTGATATTGTTCTTAGTTCACCACCAGATGCTGGAACGGTTCTTAGAACAAGGCTAGTCAAAAATGATATTCCTAATATTATTTCCTATGGGGGAGATATCACATATACAGAGCTGGCTAATGTGGGAATGCTTGAAGATTTATCTAAGGAAAAATTTGTTGATAATATCGTTCCTGCCTACAAAGAAATTACTCAAGATTTACAAAAAGATAAAACTAAATTATATGGCGTACCCTATGCAACTAATGCTTCAGGTGTCATTTATAACAAAGAACTATTTGAAAAATACCAAATAGAAACACCTAAAACATGGGATGAGTTTATTAAAATATGTCAATTTTTCGAGTCTAAAGATATAACACCTATTGAAGCAACTTATAAAGATGCTTGGACATTGTCGTCAGTCTTTAATCCATTATCAGGTATTTTAGCTGATGAAAGTTTAATGGAAAAAAGAAAAGAGAATAAAGCAACTCTAAGTAAGGGCTGGGTTGAGCCTTTAGAGAAATTATCTGAAGTGATGACCTATACTCAAAAGGATGCGATGGGAACTGGGTATGCAGATGGAACTCAGGCGTTTGCTAAAGGCAAAGCTGCTATGTTAATTAATGGAACATGGGCAATTCCTGAAGTTCAAAAAGCTAATCCAGAAATGAAAGTTAATATTTTTGCGTTACCAGCTAGTAACGATGTTGCTAAAAACAAGGTAACTAGTGGTGTGGATGTGATGTTAATGATTGGTAAAGATACCAAAAATCAAAAAGAAGCTAAAGATTTTATTGAGTTTTTACTAGAAAAAGAACAGGCTCAACGTTATGTTGATCAACAATTTGCTTTTTCAGCACAAAAGGGAATCAAACAAACTGATCCTACTTTAAGTGGCATTAGTCCAATGATTGAAGCGGGTAAAGTTAACGATTTTATCGATCACTTTTTACCTAATGGATATGATTTACCGCCTTTACTATCAGAGTTTGCTTTAGAAGAAGCTAAAGGCAAAAATCAAACAGATAAAAATATTAAAAACACACTAAAGAAAATGGATGAAGCATATGATGCTGCAAACATCGATTAG
- a CDS encoding LacI family DNA-binding transcriptional regulator produces MATIKDIAKHTGVSPTTVSNVIHGRDNKVSPETKLKVKNALEELNYAANMGARLLANHGSRIIGMIIQDTEAVTEDFFDNPYHGELIQALESKIKKAGYFMMFHRVSNFDEGAKLVDMWNLEGLIVSGTSSNDILKWQERISVPIVFLDSYATDKQTPFLNVGIDDRNGAYQMTKYLLQKGHERIAFTAKGTSSDTWRGVDFERSEGVRQAMKEVGLKANFIAISPTYKNYKNFVSEILEPSIKEFTALFCSSDLLAVQIVSEFYKKGILVPRDISIVSFDGTPYSKYATPQITSMHQDVSEKAEQIIYLLLKGIDSKNNIIEKVEVKTNLVEGESVKTLR; encoded by the coding sequence ATGGCAACAATCAAAGACATTGCAAAGCATACAGGAGTGAGTCCAACTACTGTATCTAATGTGATTCATGGTCGAGATAATAAAGTATCACCTGAAACCAAATTAAAAGTAAAAAACGCTCTAGAAGAATTAAATTACGCTGCTAATATGGGAGCAAGGCTTTTAGCGAATCACGGTTCTCGTATTATTGGTATGATTATTCAGGATACTGAGGCTGTTACTGAAGACTTTTTTGATAATCCGTATCACGGTGAATTGATCCAAGCTCTAGAATCCAAAATAAAAAAAGCAGGTTATTTTATGATGTTTCATCGCGTGTCAAATTTTGATGAAGGTGCTAAATTAGTTGATATGTGGAACTTAGAAGGATTAATTGTTTCGGGTACTTCTTCAAATGATATTTTAAAATGGCAAGAAAGGATTTCTGTTCCAATTGTTTTCTTAGATTCATATGCAACTGACAAGCAAACACCATTTTTGAATGTAGGTATTGATGATAGAAATGGTGCTTACCAAATGACTAAATATTTACTTCAAAAAGGACATGAAAGAATTGCCTTTACAGCAAAAGGAACGTCATCTGATACATGGAGAGGGGTAGATTTTGAGCGTTCTGAAGGTGTGAGACAGGCAATGAAGGAAGTAGGATTAAAGGCTAATTTTATTGCTATTTCGCCAACCTACAAGAATTACAAAAATTTTGTTTCTGAAATATTAGAACCCTCTATTAAAGAATTTACAGCCTTGTTTTGTTCTTCAGACTTATTAGCTGTCCAGATTGTTTCTGAATTTTATAAAAAAGGCATACTTGTTCCTAGAGATATTTCGATTGTTAGTTTTGATGGGACACCGTACTCTAAATATGCAACTCCTCAGATTACGAGTATGCATCAAGATGTCTCTGAAAAAGCAGAACAAATTATTTACCTTCTTTTAAAAGGAATTGACTCTAAAAACAATATCATTGAAAAAGTGGAAGTAAAGACTAATTTAGTTGAGGGAGAGTCAGTTAAGACGTTAAGATAA
- a CDS encoding TetR/AcrR family transcriptional regulator C-terminal domain-containing protein — protein sequence MNLTKKALSQALKTLMGQIPFEKITINDVTNEAGVSRNTFYYHFSDINDLLSWTFDNEIVNGLESYEDLETWKDGLLSVLNYTEENRKFCLNTFHSINRDQLEIFLYDITYGMLISIMDQSYDEKILKKELKLQIADFYGRGIVAQVIHWLTTRLKEPKDDLITRIEAVTKGTIELIVQNQD from the coding sequence ATGAACCTAACAAAAAAAGCATTATCCCAAGCTTTAAAAACATTAATGGGACAAATCCCTTTTGAAAAGATAACTATTAATGACGTAACAAATGAAGCAGGTGTTTCTAGAAATACTTTTTACTATCATTTTTCTGATATTAACGATCTACTCAGCTGGACTTTTGATAACGAAATTGTTAACGGACTTGAATCATACGAAGACCTAGAAACATGGAAAGATGGTCTTCTAAGTGTACTTAACTATACCGAAGAAAATCGAAAATTTTGTTTAAATACGTTTCATTCTATTAATCGTGATCAACTAGAAATCTTTCTATATGACATCACTTATGGCATGTTAATTTCTATTATGGATCAATCTTATGATGAAAAGATTTTAAAAAAAGAACTGAAATTGCAAATTGCCGATTTTTATGGTCGTGGGATTGTGGCTCAAGTTATTCACTGGCTAACTACTCGTTTAAAAGAACCAAAAGATGATTTAATTACTCGTATCGAAGCTGTTACTAAAGGAACTATTGAGTTAATTGTCCAAAATCAGGACTAA
- a CDS encoding DUF5692 family protein, whose product MFFFESMPWYSVAMWFVVVGGLMLMNELARSNKWVALILFTALPLFLTIFVWPTTAGAGSSTGTWFHWVKVYSALAGCLGFLALRFIKGAQDKKWMMAFPAFILALNIMEAVIRDFQVYSLHGMVDGVFMNGGVWNIMNGVAGILNILTISGWFGIQISKDKQKDMVWADQMWFWIIAYDVWNFAYVYNCVSDHSFYAGLGLLMSCTIPAFFIKKGAWLQHRAQTLAFWMMFTMTFPAFVGESKFAVQSSHSSTALFVLSFLALAINVAVFVYHIYRIKTQKKNVLKDEVYAGLKSFEEVKQNN is encoded by the coding sequence ATGTTTTTCTTTGAAAGCATGCCTTGGTATTCAGTTGCCATGTGGTTTGTCGTTGTCGGTGGTTTAATGTTGATGAACGAACTTGCTAGATCAAACAAATGGGTTGCACTTATTTTATTTACTGCATTACCACTATTTTTAACTATTTTTGTTTGGCCAACAACAGCAGGTGCAGGTAGTAGTACAGGAACTTGGTTCCACTGGGTTAAAGTTTACTCAGCTCTTGCCGGTTGTTTAGGATTCTTAGCATTAAGATTTATCAAAGGTGCTCAAGACAAAAAATGGATGATGGCTTTTCCAGCATTTATTTTAGCTCTTAACATCATGGAAGCTGTTATCCGTGATTTCCAAGTTTATTCTTTACACGGAATGGTAGACGGCGTATTCATGAACGGTGGCGTATGGAACATCATGAACGGTGTTGCTGGTATTTTAAATATCTTAACTATTTCTGGTTGGTTCGGTATTCAAATTAGTAAAGACAAACAAAAAGATATGGTTTGGGCCGATCAAATGTGGTTCTGGATTATTGCTTATGATGTTTGGAACTTTGCTTATGTTTACAACTGTGTATCTGACCACTCATTCTATGCAGGTCTTGGTTTATTAATGTCATGTACTATCCCAGCATTCTTTATCAAAAAAGGAGCTTGGTTACAACATCGTGCTCAAACATTAGCATTTTGGATGATGTTTACAATGACATTCCCAGCATTCGTTGGAGAATCTAAATTTGCTGTTCAAAGCTCTCATAGTAGTACAGCATTATTCGTTTTAAGTTTCCTTGCGTTAGCTATTAACGTGGCAGTATTTGTTTACCACATCTACCGCATCAAAACTCAAAAGAAAAATGTTCTTAAAGACGAAGTTTACGCTGGTCTTAAATCATTTGAAGAAGTTAAACAAAACAATTAA
- a CDS encoding cupin domain-containing protein has protein sequence MKSQQEWIDTLQLEKHPEGGYYLRTEESEETVVRNNQERKLYTSIYFLLTTESPSHFHQLTVDEIWYYHDGEPLTVHCIFEDGHYEQIKIGKDISKGERLHYTVPKGTIFGSTVDKDYALVSCAVIPGFDFTDFKLFTKKELLEKFPEHEMIIDKLTLEKI, from the coding sequence ATGAAATCACAACAAGAATGGATTGATACGTTACAATTAGAAAAACATCCTGAAGGTGGCTATTACCTAAGAACAGAAGAATCAGAAGAAACAGTTGTTAGAAATAATCAGGAAAGAAAATTATATACGAGTATTTATTTTCTATTAACAACAGAAAGTCCTTCTCACTTTCATCAATTGACCGTGGATGAGATCTGGTACTATCATGATGGTGAACCGTTAACTGTTCATTGCATTTTTGAAGATGGGCACTATGAACAAATTAAAATAGGTAAAGATATTTCTAAAGGAGAAAGACTTCATTATACTGTCCCAAAAGGAACTATTTTTGGTTCAACAGTTGATAAAGATTATGCCTTAGTTAGTTGTGCTGTTATACCGGGATTTGATTTCACTGATTTTAAATTATTTACTAAAAAAGAACTTTTAGAGAAATTCCCAGAACATGAAATGATTATTGATAAATTAACATTGGAAAAAATATAA
- a CDS encoding deoxynucleoside kinase yields the protein MSVIVLAGTIGAGKTSLSKMIAKELGSDVFYESVENNDILPLFYEDPEKYSFLLQIYFLNKRFKSIKEALAHDNNVLDRSIYEDSLLFHLNADLGRASKQEVEVYDELLKNMMEELPYASHKKQPDLLVHIKVSFETMLERIEKRNRPFEQLTFDPGLYDYYKELNSRYDQWFADYDESPKIQVDGDQYNFVEDENAAEQVIQDVLKELNKIRD from the coding sequence ATGAGTGTGATTGTATTAGCAGGCACGATTGGAGCAGGTAAAACCAGTCTATCAAAAATGATTGCCAAAGAATTAGGTAGTGATGTATTTTATGAGAGTGTGGAGAATAATGATATTTTGCCACTATTTTATGAGGATCCAGAAAAATACTCTTTTCTACTACAAATCTATTTTTTAAATAAACGATTCAAAAGTATCAAAGAAGCACTTGCACATGATAATAATGTATTAGATAGATCGATTTATGAAGACTCCCTTTTATTTCATTTGAATGCTGATTTAGGTCGGGCTTCAAAGCAAGAAGTGGAAGTTTATGACGAACTATTAAAAAATATGATGGAAGAACTACCATACGCTTCTCATAAAAAACAGCCAGATTTATTAGTTCACATCAAAGTTTCTTTTGAAACAATGCTAGAAAGAATTGAAAAAAGAAATCGTCCCTTTGAACAATTGACTTTTGATCCTGGACTTTATGACTATTATAAAGAGTTAAATAGTCGATATGATCAATGGTTTGCAGATTATGATGAAAGTCCAAAAATTCAAGTTGACGGAGATCAATACAATTTTGTAGAAGATGAAAACGCTGCTGAGCAAGTAATTCAAGATGTTTTAAAAGAATTGAATAAAATTAGAGATTAA
- the tadA gene encoding tRNA adenosine(34) deaminase TadA, whose protein sequence is MIIRSVKLTQEEKEGFMREALLEAKKAEIMGEVPIGAVVVLDGEIIGRGHNVRETSQDATTHAEMIAIRDANRHVKSWRLEKAQLFVTLEPCPMCSGGILLSRIDQVFYGAKDPKGGAAGSLMNLLQDMRFNHSCYVETGILEEECGSILTNFFKKIRQEKKAKKG, encoded by the coding sequence ATGATAATACGTTCTGTCAAATTGACACAGGAAGAAAAAGAAGGATTTATGAGAGAAGCTCTATTAGAAGCAAAAAAAGCAGAAATTATGGGAGAAGTGCCTATTGGTGCTGTAGTTGTTCTAGATGGAGAAATCATAGGAAGAGGACATAATGTAAGGGAAACATCTCAAGATGCGACGACTCATGCTGAAATGATTGCTATTCGAGATGCTAATCGGCATGTTAAGAGTTGGCGATTAGAAAAAGCTCAGTTGTTTGTCACGCTAGAACCATGTCCTATGTGTAGTGGTGGTATTCTTTTATCACGAATTGATCAAGTTTTTTATGGGGCGAAAGATCCTAAAGGCGGAGCAGCAGGAAGTTTAATGAATTTATTACAAGATATGAGATTTAACCATTCTTGCTATGTTGAAACTGGCATTTTAGAAGAAGAATGTGGAAGTATTTTAACTAATTTTTTTAAAAAAATTAGACAAGAAAAAAAAGCTAAAAAAGGCTAG
- a CDS encoding helix-turn-helix domain-containing protein, which produces MQLKELQAIYPQGTISHTPSEDDTLLSLPIKNQWFLLPTEKLTENEVKLLTTILPEPSMTSDLNDHPWYQYLFLQKPFPITETTYRVIQLKIKKESPNAMEWLTHLSKLFNQVEDFFFIDATTALIIEERSTIIYQKSDLEGMLLTLESEFLIQAKAFIGAFNEANQQFVPYFFEEQQIFIDYVSRKKNIFSFQDVAIDYLTKDKITDSQIMQTLKDVLNIDDELKRIIKTLWLKQGNITSTSKELYIHRNTLQYRLEKFYERTGFSLKDMSDLTLCYLLIH; this is translated from the coding sequence ATGCAATTAAAAGAACTACAAGCTATCTATCCTCAAGGAACGATTAGTCACACTCCTTCAGAAGATGATACCCTTTTATCTCTACCTATTAAAAATCAGTGGTTTTTATTACCTACAGAAAAACTAACTGAAAATGAGGTGAAACTTTTAACCACTATACTACCAGAACCTAGTATGACAAGTGACTTAAATGATCATCCTTGGTATCAATATCTTTTCTTACAAAAACCATTTCCAATAACAGAAACAACTTATCGAGTCATTCAATTAAAAATAAAAAAAGAGTCACCAAACGCTATGGAATGGTTGACTCATTTATCTAAACTATTTAATCAAGTTGAAGATTTTTTCTTTATTGACGCAACGACTGCTCTCATCATCGAAGAACGTTCAACTATCATTTATCAAAAATCAGATTTAGAAGGAATGCTTCTAACTTTAGAATCTGAATTTTTAATTCAAGCCAAAGCATTTATTGGTGCCTTTAATGAAGCTAATCAACAATTTGTTCCTTATTTTTTTGAAGAACAACAAATTTTCATCGATTATGTTTCAAGGAAAAAAAATATCTTTTCTTTTCAAGATGTTGCTATCGATTACTTAACAAAAGATAAAATAACTGACAGTCAAATCATGCAAACTCTTAAAGACGTTTTAAATATTGACGATGAATTAAAAAGAATCATTAAAACCCTTTGGTTAAAACAAGGAAATATCACCTCAACTTCAAAAGAGCTATATATTCATCGAAATACTCTACAATATCGTTTAGAGAAATTTTACGAGCGAACTGGTTTTTCTTTAAAGGATATGAGTGATTTGACTCTTTGTTATTTATTAATTCATTAG
- a CDS encoding zinc metallopeptidase, protein MPYMFFDKTYILVIIGVAISAWASSYVNSTYRKFEKVANKKGLKASDVARMILRDAGIREVPVQEISGDLTDNYNSHTKILSLSERVSESRSVSAIGVAAHECGHAIQDQVGYIPLKLRSGLVPVVNFGSAISIPLILIGAIFFSSTPLLVTIGIWCFALTFLFQVVTLPVEFNASRRALAILEENQALDDEELVMARKVLTAAALTYVAAAIASLLQVLRLVILFGNRRD, encoded by the coding sequence ATGCCATACATGTTTTTTGACAAAACATACATATTAGTTATCATTGGTGTCGCAATATCTGCTTGGGCATCAAGTTATGTTAATAGCACTTATCGTAAATTTGAAAAAGTTGCCAATAAAAAAGGATTAAAAGCATCTGATGTTGCAAGAATGATTTTAAGAGATGCAGGTATTAGAGAAGTTCCTGTCCAAGAAATATCAGGAGATTTAACAGATAATTATAATTCTCATACTAAAATATTGAGTTTATCGGAAAGAGTGTCAGAATCAAGATCAGTCTCAGCTATTGGAGTAGCAGCTCATGAGTGTGGCCACGCTATTCAAGATCAAGTAGGATATATACCACTAAAATTAAGATCTGGTTTGGTACCAGTCGTTAATTTTGGTTCTGCTATTTCGATTCCATTAATTTTAATTGGGGCTATATTCTTTAGTAGTACCCCACTTTTAGTAACAATTGGGATTTGGTGTTTTGCTTTAACTTTCTTATTTCAAGTAGTAACGTTACCAGTAGAATTTAATGCATCAAGAAGAGCTTTAGCTATCTTAGAGGAAAATCAAGCATTGGATGATGAAGAGCTTGTGATGGCAAGAAAAGTGCTAACTGCCGCAGCTTTAACCTATGTTGCCGCAGCAATTGCCTCTTTACTACAAGTTTTAAGATTAGTTATTTTATTTGGTAATCGAAGAGACTAA
- a CDS encoding helix-turn-helix domain-containing protein, whose amino-acid sequence MRKLLDTPTQRRLKILEHLNEVSDWISSNELAKENNASLRTINNDVSYLKENWYPHLIIETSKKNGVRLRTQPSSHVQMVYRYVLKTSEAFRLLESMFFDTTLSIEKWGERLYISESSLYRITGSMSKSLKSYGLILEKKPCRIVGKSEFYARFFYTSFFREAYDMTEWPFPTNKRESIAFIEKMLNLLGFKLDDHQISQINMMFNVTLIRQSQGFFLEESNIFQTLDSKIFKTFSEHSHLLEPIAQQYKLKVTDKMIHDLVLTIFLHKNNWKSDEEKLSVTKEINNFTKTLRNVFDLKLSNSVSENMENKMKHLYLYHQLYPFRNFIIFDQYLYDGLVIKEHFPTLDKVVEHALGEMEKNTNFPWKSSFHYVILYWLMMKWSDLPSILENKKKKARILVMSNLGTEHSDFLTKQIKTNFETKIEISAYEGRILFLDMESANSFKNYDLIITNFNTDLLPKEKLVVVDNIPSNVDWGTIRRSIDNIHKINPNILNHLKTD is encoded by the coding sequence TTGCGAAAATTACTAGATACACCGACACAACGACGTTTAAAAATATTAGAACACCTTAATGAAGTTTCAGACTGGATTAGTTCAAATGAATTAGCAAAAGAAAATAACGCTTCTCTTAGAACAATTAATAATGATGTCAGCTACCTCAAAGAAAATTGGTATCCTCATCTTATTATTGAAACATCCAAAAAAAATGGCGTCAGACTTAGAACACAACCAAGTAGTCACGTCCAAATGGTTTATCGATATGTTTTAAAAACATCTGAAGCTTTTAGACTATTAGAATCTATGTTTTTTGATACTACACTAAGTATCGAAAAATGGGGAGAAAGACTCTATATCAGCGAATCATCTTTATATCGTATTACAGGTTCAATGTCAAAATCTTTAAAAAGCTATGGATTAATCCTTGAAAAAAAACCTTGTAGAATTGTTGGAAAAAGTGAATTTTACGCCCGTTTTTTTTATACTAGTTTTTTTAGAGAAGCATATGATATGACAGAGTGGCCATTTCCAACTAATAAACGCGAATCAATTGCTTTCATAGAAAAAATGTTAAATTTATTAGGCTTTAAATTAGATGATCATCAAATAAGTCAAATTAATATGATGTTTAACGTTACTTTAATAAGACAAAGCCAAGGCTTCTTTTTAGAAGAATCTAATATTTTTCAAACATTAGATTCAAAAATATTTAAAACTTTTTCTGAACATTCTCATCTATTAGAACCTATTGCTCAACAATACAAATTAAAAGTTACTGATAAAATGATTCACGATTTAGTTTTAACTATTTTTCTTCACAAGAATAATTGGAAATCTGATGAAGAGAAATTATCAGTTACAAAAGAAATTAACAACTTTACTAAAACACTCCGAAATGTTTTTGATCTTAAACTAAGTAATTCTGTTTCAGAAAATATGGAAAATAAAATGAAACATCTTTATTTGTATCATCAACTCTATCCTTTTCGAAATTTTATCATTTTTGATCAATATCTCTATGACGGTTTGGTCATCAAAGAACATTTTCCGACTCTAGATAAAGTTGTAGAACATGCTTTAGGTGAGATGGAAAAAAATACTAATTTCCCATGGAAATCCTCTTTCCATTATGTTATTTTGTATTGGCTCATGATGAAATGGAGTGACTTACCTTCTATTCTAGAAAACAAAAAAAAGAAAGCTAGAATACTTGTTATGAGTAATTTGGGAACAGAACATTCTGATTTTTTAACAAAACAAATCAAAACTAATTTTGAAACCAAAATTGAAATTTCTGCTTATGAGGGTCGTATTTTGTTTTTAGATATGGAATCAGCTAACTCATTCAAAAATTATGATTTAATTATTACAAATTTTAATACTGATTTATTACCTAAAGAGAAATTAGTTGTTGTAGACAACATTCCTTCTAATGTTGATTGGGGAACAATCAGACGTAGTATTGATAATATTCATAAAATTAATCCAAATATTTTAAATCATTTAAAGACTGATTAG